GTGAACAAATAGTTTTTAACAAAGAGGGCGGCTACATTCACATGCAAATTGTATCGGATATGGTTATGGATGATAAGGATGAGCCGTCCGCTTACATCTACTGTTGTGTTGATATTACAAGAATCAAGGAAATGGAAAAAGAGCTGTTTGTTTACAGCGGGCAGCTTCAGGACATGGTGGATGAACGGACACAGCAGCTCAGGGACTCTAACACTGCGCTGGTGGCTTCTTTAAATGAAAAAGAAATCCTCTTAAAAGAAGTTCACCACAGGGTGAGAAATAACCTTCAGATTATTTCGAGCATGATAAATTTAAGTGTCGCAAATGTATCCGATCCACAGTCCCTCTCGGTACTTAAGAGTAGTTACTCCAGAGTCAAGGCGATGACACTTCTGCATGACAGGCTCTACGACTCCAGTGATATGGCATCTGTGGAGGTTGCCGGCTACATAGAGGCTCTCAGCGGAGAGCTTATCAACTCATACGGATACCCTCAGAGCAGTGTTGTGGTGCACACAAATATCGCCTCACTCAGTATCAACATAATGATGCAGTGCGGACTCATACTCAATGAACTTATCTCCAACTCACTCAGACACGGTTTTACTAAAGAGCGCCCGGGAGAGATTGTAATCACCTTAAACTTACAAGATGACGGCAGCTACATACTAATCGTAAGCGACAACGGCATGGGCTTTGATGCCGCAACTATAAAAATAGACACCTACACAGGCCTTAAATTAATTCAGGATATCGTAAAGATGAAACTAAAGGGCTCAATTACGATAGAGTCCTCAACGGGTACCACCGTTACTATAAACTTTAAAGATGTTGGCGGTAGATACCACAATAAGCTGTAGTTCTCTCAGAATATTCTAATACCAAGCTGCAGTCAATCGTCTAACTTCGTTTGACCTATATCTTTGAACATCCGCCTTATGCTAAAGATAAAAATGATTACAGAGCCCTGCTCCCACAATATATGACCGAAAAGCGTTTACATAAAAAATCACAGGTGGGGTTAACTTGACGCTTACAATCTCTACAATAGAGTCATATTGTTTCTGTGGATAATCTCATCGGAGTATTTGTAACCAAGTATCCCTTCAATTTCCGAGGTTTTATGCCCTATGATGCGGCTTAGCTCAGCACTGCTGTAGTTGACTATTCCCTTGGCAATCTTTTTTCCGTCTGTTGAAATGCAGTTTAGAGCGTCGCCGCGCTCAAAGCTCCCCTCCACGGACTTAATACCCGAGGGCAACAGACTTTTGCCGTTGCTGACAAGCGCTTTTGTTGC
The window above is part of the Nitrospirae bacterium YQR-1 genome. Proteins encoded here:
- a CDS encoding response regulator, which encodes MEHMLSDVVLLVDSDKERLSAIQSVLQREGYAVLSSPNVVSALKQVQQTLPSVIFLDTALFDAGGIEFIGILKKHYGRRISFVILTTGCDETTLAKLAGFEINSFLDKPVKTHELLGLVRLNFDLIRKKHRINAADLEPAHQTDETNRFSQQLSILQKAIDIAAVGVMIIDTGMKINYVNQAQSAMFCTKPQEMTGKYLYDYMPGQYCTYSDEKVHRSEQIVFNKEGGYIHMQIVSDMVMDDKDEPSAYIYCCVDITRIKEMEKELFVYSGQLQDMVDERTQQLRDSNTALVASLNEKEILLKEVHHRVRNNLQIISSMINLSVANVSDPQSLSVLKSSYSRVKAMTLLHDRLYDSSDMASVEVAGYIEALSGELINSYGYPQSSVVVHTNIASLSINIMMQCGLILNELISNSLRHGFTKERPGEIVITLNLQDDGSYILIVSDNGMGFDAATIKIDTYTGLKLIQDIVKMKLKGSITIESSTGTTVTINFKDVGGRYHNKL